A genomic region of Arachis hypogaea cultivar Tifrunner chromosome 5, arahy.Tifrunner.gnm2.J5K5, whole genome shotgun sequence contains the following coding sequences:
- the LOC112802378 gene encoding uncharacterized protein codes for MLSSSTSRITFIFRYSLLQIPNFVSFPSSSSSFSSLHSHSVPPSTRQVDEAVDSFTRMLSMRRTPPVIQFTKILGSLAKTNHFPTAVSLFQQLQARGIAPSIVTLNILINCCCGMGRMTLASSVLAKIFRMDYQPNTVTFTTILKGLCLSGSVEKAVRFHDRVLAHGFHFDQVTYGTLINGLCKTGHTSAAIQVLRKIPRYGIAPDVFIYNTIIDSLCKDTLVSQAFHLYSGMLAKGISPDVITYNSLIFGLCLVGQFKEAVDILNHMMLKNITPNVYTYTTLIDGLCKEGKIKDAKSVLAVMAKRGVKPNVVTYNSLMDGYCLVNQVNKAKYVFNTMAQSRVSLDVQSYNIMINGLCKSKMVDEALNLFEEMRRRYLVPNTVTYNTLIDGLSKSKRISCALELLVKMHEGGPPANVVTYNSLLDGMFNIKQVDKALMLFKQMKESGIDPNIVTYSILIDGLCKGGRLVVAKEIFQDLSMKGYPPNVTTYNIIINGLCKEGLFEEALALLSKMEGNGCLPNAVTFETVIRALFEKDENDMAERLLREMVARGLLN; via the coding sequence ATGTTGTCATCCTCAACCTCAAGAATCACTTTCATTTTTAGGTATTCTCTTCTCCAAATCCCTAATTTTGTTTCCTTcccttcctcttcatcttcattctcatccCTTCACTCTCATTCTGTGCCCCCATCCACTCGCCAAGTTGATGAAGCTGTTGATTCCTTCACTCGCATGCTCTCTATGCGTCGTACTCCTCCCGTCATCCAATTCACCAAGATTTTGGGATCTCTTGCCAAGACCAACCATTTCCCCACCGCCGTTTCCCTTTTTCAGCAATTGCAAGCCAGGGGAATTGCGCCCAGCATAGTCACTTTGAATATCTTAATCAATTGTTGCTGCGGCATGGGTCGTATGACGCTTGCTTCCTCTGTATTGGCCAAGATTTTCAGAATGGATTATCAACCTAATACGGTAACATTCACAACAATCCTGAAAGGTCTCTGTCTCTCTGGTAGTGTTGAAAAGGCAGTGCGCTTTCATGACAGAGTGCTGGCTCATGGATTTCACTTCGACCAAGTCACTTATGGGACGTTGATCAATGGCCTCTGTAAGACCGGACACACATCAGCTGCTATTCAAGTGTTGAGAAAGATCCCACGGTATGGCATTGCTCCTGATGTCTTCATCTACAACACAATTATTGATAGCCTCTGCAAGGATACACTTGTGAGTCAGGCTTTTCATTTATACTCTGGAATGCTTGCTAAGGGAATTTCTCCCGATGTTATCACATACAATTCTCTCATTTTTGGATTGTGTCTTGTGGGTCAATTTAAGGAAGCCGTTGATATACTAAATCATATGATGCTTAAAAACATTACTCCTAATGTTTATACCTATACTACTTTGATTGATGGGCTATGCAAGGAAGGAAAGATCAAAGATGCTAAGAGTGTATTGGCTGTAATGGCAAAACGTGGTGTGAAACCAAATGTAGTTACTTATAACAGCCTAATGGATGGATATTGTTTGGTTAATCAGGTAAATAAGGCAAAATATGTATTCAACACAATGGCCCAAAGTAGAGTGTCACTTGATGTTCAAAGTTACAATATCATGATTAATGGCTTGTGCAAAAGTAAAATGGTGGATGAAGCCTTGAATCTTTTTGAAGAAATGCGTCGTAGGTACTTGGTTCCAAACACGGTAACTTACAACACTCTTATTGATGGCttgagcaaatcaaagagaatctCTTGTGCTTTGGAGCTTCTTGTCAAGATGCACGAAGGAGGTCCACCCGCTAATGTAGTCACTTACAATTCCTTGTTGGATGGGAtgttcaatatcaaacaagttgaCAAGGCACTTATGTTATTCAAGCAAATGAAAGAGAGTGGCATTGATCCAAATATAGTCACGTATAGTATACTTATTGATGGCCTATGCAAAGGTGGAAGACTTGTAGTTGCAAAAGAGATTTTTCAAGATCTTTCCATGAAAGGCTATCCTCCAAATGTGACGACATACAATATTATTATCAATGGGCTCTGCAAAGAGGGTTTGTTTGAAGAAGCATTGGCACTCTTGTCAAAAATGGAAGGCAATGGTTGCTTACCAAATGCTGTGACTTTTGAAACTGTTATTCGTGCtttgtttgaaaaagatgagaatgaCATGGCGGAGAGACTTCTTCGGGAAATGGTTGCTAGAGGCTTATTGAATTGA
- the LOC112803911 gene encoding mitogen-activated protein kinase kinase kinase 20-like — translation MNSLQWKKLKVLGAGSYGIVYLAIVVDTQTHYQSFIAVKSSILMLAFSLKTEEQIFKSLCKGESGGCEEIIRCFETETTVEHGRYFYNLLFEYAPHGSLDDLIHKKPLPETDVSVYARMIVKGLSHIHRKGEESVDE, via the coding sequence ATGAATAGCTTACAATGGAAGAAACTGAAAGTCTTGGGAGCGGGTTCTTATGGCATTGTTTATCTTGCAATTGTTGTTGATACACAAACACACTATCAGAGCTTTATTGCTGTGAAGAGCTCCATTCTCATGTTGGCATTCTCACTGAAGACAGAAGAACAGATTTTTAAATCATTGTGCAAAGGTGAAAGCGGTGGTTGCGAAGAAATCATTCGATGCTTTGAAACTGAGACCACGGTAGAGCATGGACGTTACTTTTACAATCTTCTATTTGAGTATGCTCCTCACGGTTCTTTGGATGACTTGATCCACAAGAAACCTCTCCCAGAGACCGACGTGAGTGTCTATGCACGCATGATTGTTAAAGGGCTTTCACATATTCATCGCAAAGGAGAAGAAAGTGTTGATGAATAA